The Leptospira paudalimensis region GAAGAAAAAAAGACCTTTCAAAAGGAAGTTTTACAGATATTGGAAATTATGATTGAAGGGACACGTCTGTAAAGTAAACAATTCGGCTTGTGATGATGGTGGAATCACCTTCCGATTCTAAAGTCACTTCCATTTCCACAGGATAATCTTTTAATACCATTATAAGACCAATTCCCGAACGACTGGAATCAGGGTCATTGGATTCTATTTTTTGGAAGTACAATTTTTCTAAGTCTTTTGCAGAGAAAATTTCTTTTAAACTAGATTCATAAGCCGATACATTTGATTCATTCGTTTTGTTTCGGACTAACATCTCAAAGGATTTTCCACGATGGATTAGAGAAATTTCAATATCTGCTTTTTTATCATAAGAATACTTTGCTGCATTTTCCAAAAGTTCGTTAAACACAGTGGAGATCGAATTGACAATCTCCGAATTTTTCATGTCCATCGAATCGGTAGGTACATTGGGTAAAAATGAAAACCCATAGAAATAACCGATAAAATCGGAGAGAATTCCAATACGTCGCCAGTAACGCATCAGATCCAAAGGTTTTAAATGGATTTCAATGATGGATTCTGGTTCTTTTTCAGAAAAAGCAGTGTGAGTTAGATTGCCATATTTTCGCATATTCGTAGTTCAACTAAGAAATGTAGCGGAATTACTTCAATGCCGCAAGCGCTTTTTCTAATGCATTTTGCATTAATCGGCGTTCTTCGGGGTTTGTGCTGAGTTTGTCAAAGTGTAATGGTTTGAGAAGGAAACCTTTTCCATCAAATTTTAAGAATGGATTGTCCTTTTTATCTTTTTCATCTTTGAGTCCAATCACTTGAAACGTTTCAATTGGAGTGTGTACACCTTTTACAACAATTTCTCCCTTGGGAATGGTATCAATATATTCGTCTATCAAGGATTTGGTTGCATTTGAAATCAAAATTTCTCCTGCCTCAGATGCATGTTCTAAACGAGAAGCAACATTCACAGGACCACCAATGATGGTGTAATCCATCCTTTCATTTGTTCCAAAATTACCAACAGTCACATAACCTGTATTGATTCCGATTCGACATGTTAGGTTGTGGTTGATACCAGATTTTCTCCAATACTCGTCTAACGCAGGCAAACTATCACGCATTTCAATTGCCATTTTAACACAGTTTAATGCATGAGCTTTGTCGTTTTCAAATGTTGGTGCACCAAAAAAAATCATTATGGCATCACCAATGAATTTATCGATGGTTCCACCGTATTTAATAGCGATACTTGACATTACATCCAAGTATTGGTTGAGACAATCAGAAAGGATTTCTGGTTCAATTGAGTCTGTAATGGTAGTAAAACCAACAATGTCAGAGAAAAAGATAGTGAGTTTTCGCCTTTGGTGGGAAATCGATGTTTCCACTTCTGCACCTGTGATCATCTCATACAATTGAGGTGAAAGGTAACGGCGCATACGATCCAAATACATTTGGATCTTTTTGTTATTCTCTAAGAGTTCGTTCTCAATTTCTGTAGAATGATCAATGATGTTTTGGTAAAGAACTTCCAACTCCGCATATTTGGCTCGTTCCTCTTCCAAAACTTTTTCATTCTCCATAATGTCTTAGCCTCGTTTCCTCATGATCATGATAGTGATGTCATCGTATACATCCATTCCATCAATGAATACATAAATGTCTTGGAAGATAGCTGCTAAAATTTCATCCGTTGATGGAAGGTCCGCATGTTTTTCCAAGGATTCAATCAATCGATGGGATCCGAACTGTTCTCGTTTTGGATTTTCTGCTTCTGTTGCCCCATCTGTATAGAGTAAGATGATATCCTTAGGTTGTAAAGGAATGGGTTTTTCATGGATGAATTCATCAATGGATTCTGTTAGACCAACTAACATTCCATTGTCGACAGTATCAATGATTTCTGTTTTTTTCGAAGCATGGCGGTAAACCATGATGGTTTCGTGTTGTCCAGCTGTCGTAAACACTCCGTTTTTGTAAGAAAACAAAGAGAGTGTTAGGTTACGAATGTCATTCATCCTCATGTGGATGTTGGAAAACAAAATAGAATTAATTGACCGAAGTGATTCGCGCAAAGAAATCACTTGAGATCGTAAGGTTGTGATAAATGCGGACTGTGTCATGAGCATCACAACACCAGAAGCAAGTCCATGGTCTGTTACGTCTCCAATACCTATGTATACCGTTCCGTCTTCATGGTGGACAACATCATAATAGTCTCCACCCACTTCGTTTGCAGAGTCCATCCTAGCTGAAATTTCTAACTCTCCAATTTGTTTTAATTCCTCATTGCGGGGAAGTACCATGGCTTGGATTTGCCTTGCTACGTCTAATTCCATACCGAGACGCATGTTCTCTTCAAGGATGGCTTGTTTTTCGGTGTTAAAAATTAAGTCAGCTTGTTCTTGTGTGGTTCGGGATGTATTGAGGATGGCGTATAAAATCAAACCACCTGTAACGATCATGTACAGTAAGATGAGAAAAATTCCCATCGGTACTGCACTGACAAGGAAGAAGGAACTATTTTCTTCTAAGAAGTTTGGTTTGAGATATTGTGACAACTCCATGAGTTTTGCATTGAGGTCAGTCATCTCAGGATAAAAATAAATGGTGAGTGATGCATACTCAACAATGAGTACAATCACTGCAAAGATGATAGTCTTAGTATTATTACGTATGGATGCAAGAGCGATGAGGATGAAGAAGACATAAATCATCGGTGCTGCATACACAAGACTTGGGTTTTTTTGGGAGTAAGCCGTATACCCTGTAACAAATGTAAGGAGAGTGATCTCTAAAAAAGAAGAAGAGAATTTAAATATATTGAGATATTTACCCGACTTCTTTAATGAATACAGTACAACGAAGTTGTAACAGAGTAAAACTAAGATGGCAGAGATTTGGTAATAAAACTCTACAGGAGGACGACCCGATAGGAGTCCGAGAGTGGCAAAGATAACCAAAAACCCCAGGAAAAAAAATCGGAATTTTGTGGCGAAGGTTTCGGCCCTAAATTCCCCCTGGAAGGCAATCTCTTTAAGTTGTTTCTTGTAGTAGTCCGAGAGGACGAAGCGATTTTCGTTGGAAGAGGATTGCGGCATAGAGTAAAGGTTTCTTTCTTTATATTTCGTTCTAGAGAATGCGGAAAATTAACTGATAACGTCATACATTTTGCATAAATTGCAAATGATTTTTCAAATTTTTAAGGAGGACGGCGCGTATGAGTCATATCAAAGTCCATTTAGCAACAACGGAAGAAGATCGTAATAAAATTTACCACCTCCGCT contains the following coding sequences:
- a CDS encoding adenylate/guanylate cyclase domain-containing protein, with product MENEKVLEEERAKYAELEVLYQNIIDHSTEIENELLENNKKIQMYLDRMRRYLSPQLYEMITGAEVETSISHQRRKLTIFFSDIVGFTTITDSIEPEILSDCLNQYLDVMSSIAIKYGGTIDKFIGDAIMIFFGAPTFENDKAHALNCVKMAIEMRDSLPALDEYWRKSGINHNLTCRIGINTGYVTVGNFGTNERMDYTIIGGPVNVASRLEHASEAGEILISNATKSLIDEYIDTIPKGEIVVKGVHTPIETFQVIGLKDEKDKKDNPFLKFDGKGFLLKPLHFDKLSTNPEERRLMQNALEKALAALK
- a CDS encoding PP2C family protein-serine/threonine phosphatase; translation: MVIFATLGLLSGRPPVEFYYQISAILVLLCYNFVVLYSLKKSGKYLNIFKFSSSFLEITLLTFVTGYTAYSQKNPSLVYAAPMIYVFFILIALASIRNNTKTIIFAVIVLIVEYASLTIYFYPEMTDLNAKLMELSQYLKPNFLEENSSFFLVSAVPMGIFLILLYMIVTGGLILYAILNTSRTTQEQADLIFNTEKQAILEENMRLGMELDVARQIQAMVLPRNEELKQIGELEISARMDSANEVGGDYYDVVHHEDGTVYIGIGDVTDHGLASGVVMLMTQSAFITTLRSQVISLRESLRSINSILFSNIHMRMNDIRNLTLSLFSYKNGVFTTAGQHETIMVYRHASKKTEIIDTVDNGMLVGLTESIDEFIHEKPIPLQPKDIILLYTDGATEAENPKREQFGSHRLIESLEKHADLPSTDEILAAIFQDIYVFIDGMDVYDDITIMIMRKRG
- a CDS encoding DUF6272 family protein, with protein sequence MRKYGNLTHTAFSEKEPESIIEIHLKPLDLMRYWRRIGILSDFIGYFYGFSFLPNVPTDSMDMKNSEIVNSISTVFNELLENAAKYSYDKKADIEISLIHRGKSFEMLVRNKTNESNVSAYESSLKEIFSAKDLEKLYFQKIESNDPDSSRSGIGLIMVLKDYPVEMEVTLESEGDSTIITSRIVYFTDVSLQS